A window of the Myxocyprinus asiaticus isolate MX2 ecotype Aquarium Trade chromosome 11, UBuf_Myxa_2, whole genome shotgun sequence genome harbors these coding sequences:
- the si:ch211-218d20.15 gene encoding uncharacterized protein si:ch211-218d20.15: MAAVSLTGPLCKPSSYSSHFKVEVCVKKPLMLIHLSSEQVALEMLCLCSQLDLLIRAQVHQFQEQLKMDTSPEESECFKRQGAEIIHQMNQFLEHLSKPVPQLEDYLDVVGLSFLFPRVEVYIIHGSPFDMLERPPSDAYFPHIGKLNQLLVLSQQLDEDVKHLGSHKYIAHQLSAIYQVLNSLKDILSLSIIRKDIEANFKPLKKSLLTEQGSKLEPQLPAHYMSWVSELTHNLISTVLTLSEELTEDLGPVMEFVSNLS; encoded by the exons ATGGCAGCTGTGAGTCTGACCGGTCCTCTTTGTAAACCCAGTTCATACAGTTCACATTTTAAAG TTGAGGTGTGTGTGAAGAAGCCCTTGATGCTCATCCACCTGAGCAGCGAGCAGGTAGCACTGGAGATGCTGTGTCTCTGCAGCCAACTGGACCTCTTGATCAGAGCTCAGGTCCATCAG TTTCAGGAGCAACTTAAAATGGACACAAGTCCTGAGGAGTCTGAATGCTTTAAAAGACAAg GGGCTGAGATAATACATCAGATGAACCAGTTCCTTGAACATCTTTCTAAACCTGTGCCTCAGCTTGAG GACTATTTGGATGTTGTTGGATTATCTTTTCTATTTCCTCGAGTGGAAGTGTATATCATACATGGCAGCCCTTTTGACATGTTGGAAAGACCACCTTCAGATG CATATTTTCCTCACATTGGAAAGCTGAACCAGTTGCTAGTTCTCAGTCAGCAGTTAGACGAAGATGTGAAGCATCTGGGCAGTCATAAGTACATCGCTCATCAGCTATCAGCAATCTAT CAAGTCCTAAACTCTCTGAAAGACATTTTGTCATTATCCATCATAAGAAAGGATATTGAGGCCAACTTTAAGCCATTGAAGAAGTCTCTTTTGACAGAACAGGGGTCCAAGCTGGAGCCACAGTTGCCAGCACATTATATGAGCTG GGTGTCGGAGTTAACACACAACTTAATATCAACGGTACTGACACTCTCAGAGGAACTTACCGAAGATCTCGGTCCAGTAATGGAATTTGTCTCCAACCTCTCCTAG